One Pyrus communis chromosome 4, drPyrComm1.1, whole genome shotgun sequence genomic region harbors:
- the LOC137730880 gene encoding ATP-citrate synthase alpha chain protein 1, producing MARKKIREYDSKRLLKEHFKRLAGRELPLKSAQITETTDVNELLEKESWLSSSKLVVKPDMLFGKRGKSGLVALNLDFAQVVDFVKERLGKEVEMGGCKGPITTFIVEPFIPHNEEFYLNIVSDRLGNSISFSECGGIDIEENWDKVKTIFVPTGVAFTSEVSAPLVATLPLEIKAELEDFIKAVFALFQDLDFTFLEMNPFALVDGKPYPLDMRGELDDTAAFKNFKKWGSIEFPMPFGRVMSPTEKFIHGLDEKTSASLKFTVLNPKGRIWTMVAGGGASVIYADTVGDLGFADELGNYAEYSGAPNEEEVLQYARVVIDCATSDPDGRKRALVIGGGIANFTDVAATFNGIIRALKEKESKLKAAQMHLYVRRGGPNYQRGLAKMRALAEEIGLPIEVYGPEATMTGICKQAIQCISAAA from the exons ATGGCACGCAAGAAGATCAGAGAGTACGACTCCAAGAGATTGTTGAAGGAGCACTTTAAGAGGCTCGCCGGCCGCGAATTGCCCCTTAAATCTGCCcag aTTACCGAAACAACCGATGTCAATGAGCTTCTGGAGAAGGAATCGTGGCTTTCGTCTTCCAAACTCGTTGTGAAGCCTGACATGTTGTTCGGAAAGCGTGGGAAGAGTGGTTTGGTTGCCTTGAATCTTGATTTTGCTCAAGTTGTCGACTTTGTGAAGGAGCGCCTGGGCAAAGAG GTTGAAATGGGTGGCTGCAAAGGACCCATAACAACATTCATTGTTGAACCCTTCATTCCCCACAATGAAGAGTTTTATCTTAATATCGTCTCAGACCGACTTGGAAACAGCATAAGCTTCTCCGAGTGTGGAGGAATTGATATTGAGGAGAACTGGGATAAG GTTAAGACCATATTTGTCCCTACTGGAGTTGCTTTTACATCAGAAGTTTCTGCTCCACTTGTTGCAACCCTTCCCTTGGAG ATCAAAGCAGAACTTGAGGACTTTATCAAAGCCGTATTTGCTCTATTTCAAG ATTTGGACTTCACTTTTCTGGAGATGAATCCTTTTGCATTGGTTGATGGAAAGCCATATCCTTTGGATATGAGAGGCGAGCTGGATGACACTGCTGCTTTCAAGAACTTCAAAAA GTGGGGCAGTATTGAATTTCCAATGCCTTTTGGAAGAGTTATGAGTCCTACAGAGAAATTTATTCATGGGCTAGATGAAAAG ACAAGTGCATCTTTGAAATTCACAGTTCTGAACCCAAAGGGACGAATTTGGACTATGGTTGCTGGAGGAGGTGCAAGTGTCATCTACGCAGACACG GTTGGAGATCTTGGCTTTGCTGATGAGCTTGGAAACTACGCCGAATACAGTGGAGCACCCAATGAAGAGGAGGTGTTGCAGTACGCCAGAGTTGTGATTGAT TGTGCAACTTCTGACCCTGACGGCCGCAAGAGAGCCCTTGTAATTGGAGGAGGTATTGCTAACTTTACCGATGTAGCTGCAACATTCAATGGCATTATTCGTGCCTTGAAGGAGAAG GAATCTAAGCTTAAAGCCGCACAGATGCATCTTTACGTCAGGAGAGGAGGCCCTAACTACCAGAGGGGGCTTGCAAAAATGCGGGCACTTGCAGAGGAAATCGGCCTCCCTATTGAG GTCTATGGACCCGAAGCAACAATGACCGGTATTTGCAAACAGGCAATTCAGTGCATCTCCGCTGCTGCATAA
- the LOC137731664 gene encoding probable BOI-related E3 ubiquitin-protein ligase 3: protein MLGGNSGNPMLPVFVDENRYPYPTNASSQLQLFGNVQAGCNVDPVNYFGTEHITPMLRPNKRNREMEDISRQQKLQISLNYNVCPDEVDHSASIPNPNAVSTGLRLSYDDDERNSSVTSASGSMTVAPSMILSLGDNIRTELDRQKEEFDQYIKIQEEHLAEGVRDMKQRHMSSFLAAIEKGVSKKMIEKDLEIENMNRKNRELVDRIKQVAVEGQNWHYRAKYNESVVNVLKSNLQQAISQGADQGKEGFGDSEVDDAASYIDPNNYLTIPAGPAKTVSKNYLGLKEQTGSRTCRACKGKEVSTLLMPCRHLCLCKDCDGFVNVCPVCESMKTASFQVYLS, encoded by the exons ATGTTGGGAGGCAACAGTGGTAACCCCATGCTTCCTGTTTTCGTGGATGAAAATCGTTACCCATATCCGACAAATGCTTCAAGTCAACTACAGCTGTTTGGAAATG TACAAGCTGGATGTAACGTTGATCCTGTAAATTATTTTGGAACTGAGCATATTACTCCCATGCTTCGGCCTAATAAACGAAACAGGGAAATGGAAGATATCTCAAGACAGCAGAAGCTTCAGATTTCTTTGAACTATAATGTCTGTCCGGATGAAGTTGATCATTCAGCTAGCATTCCAAACCCAAATGCTGTATCAACGGGGTTAAGGCTATCATATGATGACGATGAGCGCAACTCATCAGTTACTTCGGCTAGTGGAAGTATGACAGTAGCACCTTCAATGATCCTATCCCTAGGTGACAATATTAGGACTGAGCTGGATCGACAGAAGGAAGAGTTTGATCAATACATCAAAATTCAG GAGGAACACTTGGCAGAGGGAGTTAGGGACATGAAGCAGAGACATATGTCTTCTTTCCTTGCTGCCATAGAGAAAGGTGTCAGCAAAAAGATGATCGAGAAAGACTTGGAAATTGAGAACATGAACCGGAAGAATCGAGAATTGGTGGATAGAATAAAACAGGTGGCTGTGGAAGGCCAAAACTGGCACTACAGAGCGAAGTACAATGAGTCCGTGGTAAATGTCCTGAAGAGCAACTTACAGCAAGCAATTTCACAAGGTGCCGATCAAGGGAAGGAAGGATTTGGAGACAGCGAAGTTGACGATGCTGCCTCGTACATCGATCCAAATAACTACCTGACTATCCCAGCTGGACCCGCGAAAACCGTGTCGAAGAATTACCTTGGGTTGAAGGAGCAAACGGGTTCGAGAACGTGCAGAGCATGCAAAGGGAAGGAGGTGTCGACCTTGTTGATGCCGTGTAGGCATCTGTGTTTATGTAAGGACTGTGATGGGTTTGTCAACGTTTGCCCTGTTTGTGAGTCAATGAAAACTGCTAGCTTCCAAGTGTACTTGTCCTAA
- the LOC137732995 gene encoding F-box/kelch-repeat protein At1g23390-like: MAPEQVQIPTKISRNEDQEESPLYGDILEAILYHVPLLHLVPACHVSKSWNRAVFSSLRHLNRNVKPWLIVLSQTTWPPYKTTARAYDPASHAWIDIHSQPSIKSISTLRSSHSKLLYMLSPSKFAFSTDPLHRTWHHVDAPLVWRTDPIVALVGHRIVVAGGTCEYEDDPLAVEIYDTRERRWCTCNSMPAILKDSAASTWLSVAVDDSKMYVTDKNTGLTYTFDPDSRTWSGPYDLCPDGTVIGAMTGFANGCFILVEAIGSEVHLKGVKVWEMNGLSFECKKLIGEMPPAMMAKLKGESNCAGTVSMSCTRDMVCLHNPWSPEELILCELVDGGCRWGSVRNAVVNGGTRMQKLVVTCSNVGLPDLHKAVQVGALKVV; encoded by the coding sequence ATGGCGCCGGAGCAGGTTCAAATTCCGACCAAAATATCCAGAAACGAAGACCAGGAAGAATCTCCGCTCTACGGAGACATCTTAGAGGCCATACTCTACCACGTGCCTCTCCTCCATCTCGTCCCTGCCTGCCACGTGTCCAAGTCTTGGAACCGCGCGGTCTTCTCCTCCCTCCGCCACCTGAACCGAAACGTCAAGCCCTGGCTCATCGTCCTCTCCCAAACCACCTGGCCTCCCTACAAGACCACCGCACGTGCCTACGACCCCGCCTCGCACGCATGGATCGATATCCACTCTCAGCCGTCGATCAAATCCATCTCCACCCTCCGATCCTCTCACTCCAAACTCCTCTACATGCTCTCTCCCTCCAAATTCGCCTTCTCAACCGATCCCCTCCACCGCACGTGGCACCACGTGGACGCCCCTCTCGTCTGGCGCACCGACCCGATTGTCGCGCTGGTCGGCCACCGCATAGTCGTCGCAGGCGGCACCTGCGAATACGAGGACGACCCCCTGGCCGTCGAAATTTACGACACGAGGGAGCGAAGGTGGTGCACGTGCAACTCAATGCCCGCTATCCTAAAGGACTCCGCGGCCTCCACGTGGCTTTCTGTCGCCGTGGACGACAGCAAAATGTACGTGACAGATAAAAACACCGGTTTGACCTACACGTTCGATCCCGACTCCAGGACGTGGAGTGGACCGTACGATCTGTGTCCCGACGGTACGGTGATCGGCGCCATGACCGGATTCGCTAACGGCTGTTTCATTTTGGTGGAAGCGATCGGAAGCGAGGTGCATTTGAAAGGCGTGAAAGTGTGGGAAATGAACGGCTTGTCATTTGAGTGCAAAAAGTTGATCGGGGAGATGCCCCCGGCGATGATGGCGAAGCTGAAGGGCGAGAGCAACTGCGCAGGGACGGTTTCGATGAGCTGCACGAGAGATATGGTGTGCCTGCATAACCCTTGGTCGCCGGAGGAGCTGATTCTCTGCGAGCTTGTCGACGGCGGGTGCAGGTGGGGGAGTGTACGGAATGCAGTTGTGAACGGCGGGACTCGAATGCAGAAGCTGGTGGTGACGTGTTCGAATGTGGGATTGCCGGATTTGCACAAAGCCGTACAAGTTGGAGCGCTGAAAGTGGTTTGA